The sequence GAGCGTTGTTGTGGAAGATGTAATTGCGCAGGTGCGATCACACATAGAGTCGTTGGTCGGTCTCCCAAGTGGGACACCGTTGGCGAATGTGCCACCTCCACCAGCTTCAGACACTCCGATTGCCAGCCTGATTGATCACACCTTACTTAAACCAGAAGCAACGGTCGAGCAGATTGATCGACTGTGCAATGAAGCCAAACAATACCGCTTCGCCAGTGTTTGTGTCAATCCGCGTTATGTCGAGCGCTGTGCACGCGCACTGGCCGGTTCCCCGGTACGTGTTTGCACGGTTATTGGTTTCCCGCTCGGTGCAACGACCACGAAAGTGAAAGTCTTTGAAACGGTGCAAGCAATCGGTCACGGCGCACACGAAGTTGATATGGTGATGGCGATTGGTGCATTGCGAGGCCGCGAGTATCACGTCGTCGCTGACGATATTCGTGCTGTAACCGATGCTGCACATGCGAGTGGTGTGCTGGTCAAAGTTATTCTGGAAACCGGTCTGCTGACCGATATCGAAAAGATTGCGGCTTGTATTCTGGCAGTACGTGCCGGGGCTGATTTTGTCAAAACCAGTACCGGTTTTGGGCCAGGTGGTGCGACCGTTGCCGACATTCGGCTCATGCGGGCTGTCGTTGGCCCGACCATCGGGGTGAAGGCGTCGGGCGGAATACGCTCACTAACAATGGCGCAGGAGTTGATTGCGGCTGGCGCAACCCGAATCGGCACTTCGGCTGGTGTCGCCATTGTGCAAGCATCAGAAGGAATGGTATCAGAACCACCACATAGCGATACCTATTAGAAATTCTGACGCAGGCGCGGTTGATTACCTTTCTTATGAAGATATTGGGGACGCGGAAGCAGCGCACGAAGAAATTAAAAAACTGCGATGTTTGGGCGAACGCTGATAGGGAGTGTGTAAACAGATGACAAGGAGGAACGAGTGAGCATTCTGATCGATGCCAATACCCGATTGTTGGTACAGGGGATCACCGGCAAAGAAGGAGAATTCCATACTCGCCAGATGATCGAGTATGGGACGAAGGTGGTAGCCGGGGTGGTGCCAGGACGCGGCGGACAAATGGCGATTGATGGCCGGGTACCGGTATTTAACACAGTATCAGAAGCAGTAGCGGCTACAGGTGCGAACACTGCCGTGATTTATGTGCCAGCTCCCTTCGCCCCCGATGCCATTCGCGAATCGGCTGCGGCTGGTATTCCTTTGATTGTTTGTATCACCGAAGGCATTCCAGCACTCGACATGGTTAGCACTTATGCCTTTGTCCAGGAATGTGGGGTTCGCCTGATCGGTCCTAACTGTCCCGGCCTCCTCACACCGGGTGCTGCCAAAGTAGGCATTATTCCCGGCAATATTGCCATGCCCGGCCCGGTCGGCATTGTCAGTAAATCGGGAACATTGACATACGAAGCGGTTGATGCGCTCACCCGCCTGGGTATTGGTCAGAGTACCATTGTCGGGATCGGTGGCGACCCGATCATTGGCACGAACTTTATCGATGTGTTGGCGATGTTTGAATCCGATCCACAAACTGAAGCCATCGTTCTGATTGGTGAGATTGGTGGTACTGCCGAACAAGAGGCGGCAGCGTACATCAAAGCTCACGTCAGTAAGCCGGTGGTAGGCTTTATTGCCGGTCAGACAGCACCGCCTGGAAAGCGAATGGGACACGCTGGCGCGATCATTAGCGGCGGTGAAGGAACAGCGCAAGAGAAGATTGTCGCCCTTGAAAGTGTCGGAGTGCGCGTAGCCCGGATGCCAGCCGATATTGCCGGTTTGGTGAAAGAGGCGCTGAGTGCACGGAAGATGTAACTGAAGAGCATGGCTGCCCCTCGCTTCCCCTTGCCCCTCCTCGCCGACACGAGGAGGGGCAGGTGAGGTGTTAAACTTTCTATGGTTTCACGCTTACAAGAGAATATCTCGTACCTCGCCGGTATTGCGCTCAATCGTTCTCGCGTATATAACGGTCAACCTGGATGGAATGGCACACACGAGCATGCGAATCCCAACCGGAGAGGGGCCCTTAGCGCCTGATCAAAGACCTGGGCTTTTGCTGAGTCTCGACCATGACAGCGCCAGAATGGTCAGGGAAACGGTGGCGGGCAATGAATGCGTCGCCGCGACGCGATGGAAAAGGGTTTCGACGGTTTCAGTGCCTGTATTGCGGAGCACGCCTGGCGGCCCTCACCTTCCCCCTTACCCCCTTCCTCTCCCCGTGGGGGAGAGGAAGGGGAACGTGCAGCGGCGTGACCCTCGCTCACCCAACCCGTCACGCGCAGCGCCGGGCGTTGCATGCTCGGCAGCGGGAACGTGTGGCTGATGGCGGAACAGAACGTTGCCTCCCAACGCAGTGGTTGCCCGGGTACGGTACGTTCCCAATAAGAAATTCAGGTTTGTGATCACGCTCTTAGCGGCCTTTCAGCTTCCTTGCACTCTCTGATACCAATACTGTCTGCGCAAGCCGTGTATCCGGCTAACCGCGTGGTTCAGGAAGCATCGGCAACAGGTGGCGGATGTTCGTCGGTGCCCCGCCGCTAGTGCATTGCCCAGCAGCACAGACGAACCAAAGCTGAGAACATTGAAAACCCCTGTCTGATCCAAGGTTCTGCGTGGTAGAGGGTTCAGATCAAGTGAGAAACTCACGAGATTCACGCAGAGGATTGGCAGGCACGCTATAACAGGTGGGTGTGGTACCCGCCCTTCTCTATTGCAGGTCTTTTGATATGACACGTAACCAGGCAGGTTATCGAAGAAACTGGTGGCTGGTAATTATGGCTCTAACCGGGCTGGCATTGGTGTTTCGCCTGCTGGTCTGGCGCTGGCGTGAACTGTATCCGTTAGGCGGTGATGAAGCTGAGTATCTAGCCCAGGCCATAACCCTCCTGCAAGAACGGCGGTACGTTGAACTACGTCTGATGCGGCCACCGCTGTACCCACTTTTTCTGGCGACGGCGATCCTCTTTGTTGATTCGCTGGTGCAAAACCTGCGCCTGGTGCAAAGTATAATCAGTACGCTCACGGTACCGCTCATCATTCTGCTCACCCATACTCTTGCTCAACGCAGTGTACCACAAGCACCACCCACCTTTGCCCGCCGGGCTGGTTTGCTGGCAGGTTTGCTCACTGCCCTCAATTACACGTTGGCGGCTAATGCGACCGAGTTGCTCACAGAAACCCTCTTTCTAGCCGGTCTCAGTCTGCTCTTCTGGTTGATCCTGTTACCAAAACAGACCTCTCGACTCGCAGTCTGTACCGGTGTTGTTACCGGTGCATTGTGCCTAATCCGCTCAGTGGCATTGCCACTCTTACCACTAACAATGGGTTGGTGGCTGATCAATGGCTGGCAAAGCGGGCAACGCCGACAAACATTCATTCATATCGGCATATTCCTGCTAGGATGGTCACTGGTGGTAGGGCCATGGACGATCCGCAATACCCTGACCTACGGCGGAGTCATTTTAATCGACACCACTGGCGCCGAGAATTTATGGCTTGACAACGATCCTGCTGGTCGGGAAGCGGTAAAAGCTCAACTTTACGCACTTGGCGAAGATCGCCTATACCGACAGCGGCTGGCGACCGAACGGGGAGTAGCGGTTATTCTGGCCGATCCAATGCGTTTCATCATGAAAATGGGTCAGGAGTTACGCCGCTTTTTCGCGCTCGAACATACCGACGACATGCGAGCACGACCGGCGATCTGGGTGTCAGCGGCTGAAGTTGCGGCTCGCCTAGTGCTTGGTGATGGTGTATGGCTGCTGATCCTGCTGGCCGGTAGCTATGGCCTGGTGCAGCGCTGGCACGCGGTACAACCTGACCCAACCCAACGCACTTTGACCGCCTTCCATACACTGGCGCAACCAAGCTGGTTGCTGGGCGCATGGACTGCTTACGTCCTCTTTACCACACTGATCTTCCACGTTGAACTTCGTTATCGGCTTCCAATCTATCCGGTTCTTCTTGCCTACACCGGTATGGTAGGCGCAGCCTGGCAAGTAAGATTACGTACAGTTTTCCCACATCGTCAGCAATGGACGCTTCTCGTACCGTTATTGATGTTGTTGATTACGCTCTGGCACGCACCATACCCAATCATCGCCTGGAAACTAGCGAATAAACACTGGAACCTGCTGCTGGCCGAGCAGGCACTTACCAACGGTGATGCAGTAAAGGCAGCAGATGCAGCATCCAAAGCACTGGCGTATGACGAACAATCGGTACTGGCCCTCGTCGCTCTGGCCAGAGCCGCTCTGCTTGGTGGTGATGAAACCACTGCACTGCACTGGCTTGATGAAGCTAGTGCAGTGCTCCCTGCCCATCCCTATCCGCATCTGCTACGCGGTGATGTACTACGACGACAAGGCGATCTAATTGCTGCGCAACATGAACTAAGCAGGTTTGCTGCTGTATCACGCGAAGACCTCGCCGCCTGGCTTTGGGCACGAGCGGTAACACCGCCACCAACGAGACTTCCGCTAGGTGACGGTCTCGATTTAGGTTTCATCCGTGGCATGCACCATCCGCTGCCAGGTGAACAACACTGGCGTTGGACAACGCGCTGGGCACAAGTACGGTTGACCGCTCCCGCCGGTACGCAGCAGATTGCACTCACGCTGCGGAGTGGTCGCCCAGACAAAAGCGCAGTAACGATTTGGGTAACTGTCGCCGGTAGCAAACCTCAACCATTTACGATCAGTGCTGAGTGGCAAACCATCACGTTATCCTTACCGACAACGACACTATCGCGAGAAGTGCTTGTCGCTATTCATTCCCCTACCTTCTGGCCCCGACAGTACGACCCGGCCAGTGCTGATGGTCGTCGGCTTGGGGTACAACTTGCCTTCGCGGAGGTGCGATGAAACGCGAAGCTTGGTGGCTCATTGCAATCATGTTCCTGGCCGCTCTCGTTCGGTTAGTGCTCTGGCTACAACCGCTGCACTTACCGGCGAACGATGAGGTTGAGTATCTCACAGTGGCGCAAGACCTGCTAGCCGGACGTGGCTGGAGTTTCTACGAACGTTACCATTGGTTGCGTGCACCACTCTACCCTCTCTGGCTGGCCGGATCGCTCTGGCTCAGTGGCGGTAACGTCTGGCTAGCTGCCCTGCCTAACATTGCGCTTAGCGTGTTCAATGTCTTCCTAATATACCATCTGTCGCAGGCCATCAACGACAACGCAGGGCCGCTGGTACACCGGCTTGCCGCTCTCAGTGCAGCCATGCTACTTACCTACGCCACGTTTGCCTCACTTTATATGAGCGAAACGTTGTTCACGGCACTCTTCGGCACAGCCTGCTGGTTACTACTGGTCTGGCGGCAACGTGGTGCACAATGGCGCGATTGGCGGTTATTTGCAGCCGGCGGGCTATGGGGATTGGCGCTTCTGACGCGCTCGCTACCGCTGTACTTTACGCTGGTCGTGATCGTCTGGGTCGCAGCAAGTGCTGCGGGTCACTGGCAGGACCTGCTCCGCCGTCCGGCGGCACTCTTGGTCGGATGTGCATTTGCGATAACGGCGCTGATCGTCGTTGCGCCGTGGACGATTCGTAATTGTCTGAGTTACCGGAGCTGCATTCTGATCGAAACCGGTCTCGCGTACAACCTCTGGGCCTTCAATGAACCACGCGAAGATATGGCAACTATCTTCCGGGTGCTCGAAACAATTCCTGATCCTGCCGAACGGGCAGCGTATGCGACGACTCGTGGCCTCGAACGGCTGCGTGAAGACCCAACCATCCTACTGCGCAAACTATGGCCCAACTGGCTGGCAATCTGGCGGGTCAAAGCGATTCAGGATCGATTCCTCCTTGAAGATTATCGGGCCGATCCACCGCCATTGCTGTTCCTTGGTGCCCTGATTTTCGATGATCTGCTCTACGCCCTGATCGCTCTTGGCGGTATCGCTGCGCTTGTGTATGCAGCCTTCCATAGACGAACACCGGCAATCTTGTTCGGGCTATGGCTGGTCTACTTCATAGCCGTATCGCTAGTAACCCATGGGGAAGGACGCTACCGCCATTTTATCTTCTTTGCCCTCATTCCATACGCAGCTCGAGCCTGGGTTGCATTCAGAGACTGGCCTCGTTTGACACCCAAAGCACTCAGCGTCGCACTTGTGGTCAGCAGCGCGGTTGGCCTCTCGATAGGAATGGCTTATCACTGGGAGTACGCCATTCAGGGTGGTGTACGGAGCTTTTGGCGGCTTAGTGGTGACCTTGCCCGTCTATCAGGCAACCTAGCTCTGGCTACAACTGCCTATCAGCAGGCAATCGCTGCCCATCCTACCCCCGACGGCTATCTGGCGTTGGGCGATGTGTTACGCGCCCAGCAAGACGTTGACGGCGCATTAAACGCATATCGAGCCGCACAGCGCCTTAACATGCTCTACCCACCATCGTATGTTCGGCTGGGCGATCTGCTGCGCGAAATCGGTGATCTGGCCGCAGCGCAACAGGCATACCAACCGCAATACGTGAGTGAACAACGCCTTCTCGATCTGGCCTGGCGTGACACATACCCATCACCGTCGGCAATCATTGACGTTGGTGATGGATTGGACTTCGGGTATCTGGCCGGCTTCTATCCGGCAGAGATGCTGGCTGGCGCTCGTAGCCGCTGGACGGGTGCAGTAGCCCGCATCCGATTAGCGGCAAACTGTCGGATTGTACGGCTACGTATGGCAGCGTTGCGACCTGACGCTCCTGTAAACGGTCAGTTTTGCGTTGACAACATTTGTCACCCGTTCAAGCTCGACACGGCGTGGCGCTGGTTAACCATCCAACTACCATCGCATACAACTCATAGTAAGTTACGCGAGATTGAGCTGCGGGTAACACCGTGGACAGCTCCAGATGGCCGCACCCTAGGTATCGTCGTTGATCGTATAGAGACGAAGAACGAAGAGTGATTAAGTAGACCTTCGCGATTGGACGGTGCAACAGCAGAAGAACACCGACAAATGTCACAACATATCACCTACTTTAGACAGTCGCCTGAAGGTGTCGGCCGCTGGCCAGCGTTGGATATATGCGGATGGAACTTATCGGTTAGTGTATTCATTTCGCAAGCAGGGGCAGGGGAGAACCTGCCATATCTTTTCGCCGTGGTGTGTTTCAGCAATAACCTTAACCGTGGTACCATACATGGTGCAGGCATCATTATGTTATTCTACCCTTTGACGCATTATGCAGCTTGTCTGGTTCAAACGCGATCTGCGCATTCACGATCATCCGGCATTAAATGCCGCTGCCGCACGTGGCCCGGTACTTCCACTCTACATTGTCGAGCCGTCGCTTGTGCATGCGCCGGATTTCGCCGCCCGTCATTGGACATTCATTCGTGGATGCCTCCACGAACTACGTACCACACTGACAAGGCTCGGTCAACCCCTAGTCGTGCGCGTGGGTGAAGCTGTTGATGTTCTCGACCAACTGACACGGGAATGGCCTATCGAAGCGATCTGGGCCCACGAAGAAACGGGAAATCTGTTGAGTTATGCCCGTGACCGGGCCGTGCGACGATGGGCACGAATGCGCGGCATCCCGTTTTATGAGCTGCCACAGAATGGCGTTGTGCGCCGCCTATCATCACGCGATGAATGGCAGGTCCACTGGGAAGAGCGCATGAGCGCAACAGCGGCCCACCCACCATCGGTCTTACCATCACTCACGATTGATCCAGGTGCAATTCCAACCGCCCAAGACCTATCGTTGCCGCCTGACACCCTTACCGAACACCAACCACCGGGTGAAACAGCAGCGCTCAGGCTCCTGGACGATTTTCTCTACCGCCGCAGCCGCCACTACCACCGGGCACTCTCCAGCCCGCTAACGGCGTGGGAAGGTTGTTCACGCTTGAGCGCCTACCTAACCTGGGGTGCATTGTCGATCCGCACAGTGGTTCAAAAGACACGTCAACGCATTGCCGAACTTAACGCCAATGCGGCACCCGAAGAACGATCGTGGCTGCGGGCACTCGCCGCGTTTGAGTCACGTCTGCACTGGCGTTGTCACTTCATCCAGAAACTTGAAGATGAACCTGAAATAGAGATTCGCAATCTGGTACGAGCTTATGACGGGATGCGCGAGGAACACCATCGCCCTGACCTGATTGTAGCGTGGGCAGCCGGGCGCACCGGTTATCCATTCGTTGATGCCTGTATGCGTGCACTCACCGCTACGGGATGGCTTAATTTTCGGATGCGGGCAATGCTGGTCAGTTTTGTTGCCTACGATCTCTGGCAACACTGGCGCGAACCGGCGCTCATTTTGGCCCGGCGCTGGATCGACTATGAACCGGGCATTCATTACTGTCAGATGCAGATGCAGGCCGGTACGTCAGGAAATCGTACCATTCGTATTTACAATCCGATCAAACAGAGTATTGATCACGATCCAGAGGGTACTTTCATCCGGCGTTGGGTTCCTGAACTGGCAAACATTCCGACCGCGTACATTCACACCCCCTGGCTACTTGACCGTAGCAGCCAGGAGCGTGCCGGATGTCGGATTGGGCGCGACTACCCAGCACCTATCGTTGACCACGACCTTGCCTATCGGCGAGCGCGGGCAGCAATCGCGGCAGTACGAGCCCGACCAGAAACGGCGCAAGAAGCAGCCGCGGTACATCAGCGCCACGGTTCGCGGCGCTGGCAAGCAACTCGTAGGCGTACATCCGGCACTGTTACCGATCGTCAGCTCAGACTCGACTTGTAATCGCGAACGCTACGACCATGCAAGAGAAGATTGCTCGATAGGATTGAAAGCGGGAGAAAGGACGAGCAAACAACTGACGAGCAGATTCGATTTTGTGTAGAACTTTCTGGATAAAGGCTCCACTTGGGACTTGAGGCGAGGCAGTGCCCTGCTCCTACAGATACATCCAACGGTTGTCGAACGGCCGATGCCTATTCGGTACCCGAACGTCGTCGCGGATTGTAGAAAATGACACTTTCGGATGCCCTCCGATCTGATAAGGGGCAACCTCTTTGCTGACCTTCGTTTCCCGCAACAGCATTGTTCGGACAGGGGCTTATTTCTCTACCGTATAATTCACGAGCGCCCAAACAATGGCGCCTGCTGCAATCACATGCATCAGGTTGAGAATCATTTGTTCGAGCAGACTAACCGGCAATGTAAAAGGCCCGGCAAACGAGAGTACTAATACAACTCCTGCACAGATCAGAAACACACGCAATGGTCGCGAGGTAAACCGATTGAGCAGTGCCAGTAACACAGCCGCACCAATCGCCGGTATAACGGTAGAGACAACAACGGCAACCACCGGTAAGGGCATTGGTTGATTGGTAGGTGGTACCGGCGCACTAAACTCAAGGCCACCAGCACGCGCTATCGCGTATACTATCAGATTAGCTACAACACCAATCGCAGCCCCAATGAGCGCAGCCTTTGGGAGCTGGCGCGGGTTGATGTGATGATCGAAGCGATTCATAGCACCTCCAGAAGAGTAGCTCAAGCTACCGACATATGAGATGACATTGGCTGGTCAGACTGACCGATTTGAGCCAGATAGGTCTCTACAATCTGACGATGCACATCGATGTTGAGATAGATCGAGCGTTGACGCGGATCGCTCAGCCTATCCGCTCGCTCTTGAATCAGATGATAGCCTAACGCTAGAATAGCGCTGGCACGTGCATCCGCATTGAACGCCAGCGCCTGATATACCGTCCAGTAGATACGTAGTGTCTCCTCTGCTCCGTTAAGATGCCCACCGGCCAGTAAATGATCAACTATCGGCAAGGCACGTCGCAACGCCTCAGTGGCATCGTGACGCGCCAGGGCGACACGGGTTAGACCGGCTTGTGATTCGAGCACCAGCACCGGGTTATTGAATTGCTGACGAATATGCAGCGCCTTCTGGTAAGAAAGCTCAGCTTCATCGAGGTGATGCAGCGCCAAGAGGGCATGGCCTTGAAAGTCGTACCCATACCCTTCCAGCTCTCGTAAGCCACTGCGCTGTGCTTGTTCAATGGTCGCTTGCGCATAAGACAGCGCCAGGTTATGACGCTGATTGTGGTGAGCGTATAGGCTAAGGTTCGCAGTAATAGTGGTATGATGTCTGCGATCACTGACCAACTCAGAAAGGGCTAATGCAATCTGGGTATGCTCAAGAGCCTGATCATAATCGCCCATAAAATCAGCCGAAATTCCCAAGTTGATATGGGCAATAATTTCTGCATCGCGATCCCCACACTCACGTGCCAGTGCCAGCCCCTGGAAATAGTAGCGTTGCGCCAGTGCATAATCACCACGGGCATCGGCATTTTGCGCTAACAGATCAAGAATACGGGTTTTCTGATAGGTCACACGTAGGCGCTGATATATCTCGAGAGCCTGATGCAGATAGTGTTCTGACTCCTCAAGTTTTCCCTGTGCACTAACAACATTACTAAGCGTTTCAAAACAACGGGCTATTGCCAGATGATCATGAGTCTGCCGGCATACTGCTATGGCTTGCTGAGCAAAATCGGTGGCCGTCCCAAGATTGCCGAGGCGCAAATCGATCTCGCTCAGCGAGCGTAGACACGTTGCGATGATCAATAGAGCATCGGTATCATGGAATGTGCCATTGGGGCCATTGAGTAGCGCAAGCGCTTGTAAGAACTCCTGCTGACCTTGTTCGTGATCACCGGCCAGAGTATTGAGCATCCCGGACTGACACTTGATCATTGCCTGTAACAAGGGATCGGCAAGCTGTTCGGCGAGTGCTAACGCTTCTGCTGTCACGCTTAAAACATGCTGATGACCAGAGCGTAAACGTTGCAACGAAACATACCCTGACAGTAACGAGGCGCGCAAACGTTTGGCAGACGATGTGATAGGATTCGTGACATAAGCCAGACTCTGCTGGAATCGTTCGACACCGGCAACAAAACGCCCCATCAAGCGGTAGAGGTCTTCATAGGCTAACGCTGCGTTAGCGACCAAATCCCACTCGGCATTGACCAGTGCCCAATGCCAGGCAACTTCAATGTCAATAAGATTAGCGACCAAATCTTCACGAACCTCAAAGCTCTGCGGCCCACGCAGACCAGAGCGAGAACTGGTCAACCATTTCAAAAACCAGTGCGCATGGCGACGATAAGCTACTTCGCGGAGGTTTGCACGTTCGAAGTCTTGTGTCAGTTTCTCACCGGCAAACTGACGGATGTACTCGTGCAACCAGATGCGGTCGCCAGCGAGATGATGTACCAGAGACAGTTCAATCAGTTCGGTAAGCACCTGTTCACCCGCGGTGATTGCCAGCGCTGCGGCAAGCGGGCAGGCAGCATTCACCACACTCAACATCGCCAGCGCCTGACGACTCGCTTCAGACAGACTATTCCAGGTCGACTCAAAGACGGCTTGCAAACTACGATGCCGTCCAGGAACATCAAGGATCGGACTGTTCAGTGACTTTATGCTGCGGAAAACTGTCTGGCGTAATGTCGCCAGGTTCATACTGTTCAAGCATGCAGCCGCCAACTCGATGCCCAACGGCAACCCAGACAGCGCACTACAGACCTGATCAATATCGTAATACTCGTTTGCTGTGGTGAACGTCATTCCCTGACGACGGGCCAACTCTACAAACATACGAGCACTAGGACTCACCTGCTGTGTGGTGGAGATCGTTGATAGCGGGGCCAGATGCAGCACATGCTCTTGCCGTAGATAGAGACGTTGTCGTGAAGTAACCAGTGCAACACATTGTGTTGCCGCACTCAGCAGCTCTTTTAAGAAAAGACTCGCTGTTACTACGTGTTCAAAACTATCGAACACCAGTAAACATGCCCGATTCTGAAGTGCTGCAATCACCTGAGCTTCCGTACTCTGCCGATCATTCAGAGCTACCTCACAGGTGTTGGCAATGCAGTGGGCCAGGTATTGCACCGGATTCAACGTCAGCAAACCGATATTCGCGGCAAAACCATCTTCAGGATGCAGGAACATATAGTATACCCCATCAGGGAAGGCAAAACGCATCAATTGTGCAGCCCGAATCGCCAGACGGGTTTTACCAACGCCACCTTCACCAGCTACTGTGATCAATTGCAAATCTGACCGATTGATAAGATCGGTCAGGGTCTGAATTTCCTGCTCGCGACCAACCAAAGGAAGCTGATCAAGCGCCATTGCCTGACGCTGTGATTTCAGATACGAAGGAGCATCGGGGAGATTCCCTTCACGGATTGCTATCGCTAGCTCCTGAGTTGCCGGTTCTGGTTCGATACCCAACTCCTGTCGCAGGATTTTGCAACAGTTCTGATATTGAACCAGCGCCGATGCACGTTGGCCCTGACGCGCTAAAGCCAACATCAATTGTCGATGAGCCAATTCATGCCACGGCTCGGCTTCCAATTGACGGGTGGCATACGCTAGCACGCTCTGCCAGTCGTGGGCAAGAAGCGCATATTCTCCCAAATGTGCTAGAACCGAAAGAAACGAGCGATGAAAATACTCGCGTTGACGGATATACCACTCAAACAGGAGTTCACTGTCTGGTGTAAAACCGGCTAGAAACTCACCCTGATACAGAGTTGCTGCTGTTCGTAACAGCTCCTGGCAATGGCGACAACCCGGTATGGAGCGATGATCGTGGGAATGGATCGCGGTCACAATCTGCTCAAACCGTAGCGCATCAACCTGCCAGACCGGTGGAACGTTGAGCGTTACCGTTTGGGCACTGGTATGAAGCAAAGAACTCGCTTCTCCCAATGCCTGACGGATACGACTGAGGGTAACGCGCAGCGTGTTTTGGGCGGCTGTTTGTGGTCGATCAGGCCAAAACAAGCCGGTTAACGTCTCTCGTCGCACCGCCTGTCGCTGATGAAAGCATAACCAAGTAAAGAGCAAACGAGCATTATCTGTCTGGAAAGCACTGCTTAGCGAGATGCCATTACAGCGAATATCGAACCCGCCTAGTAGTTGTACGTGCCATGTCTTCATTGGGATCTTCTGTAATGATTTTGTTACGTTCTTCCATTATACAACCTGTGAGAACTTATGACGATAACCTTGCGAGGAGGTAAACGCGCTACAATCGTTGTTGGTCATCACGCTTCAGTCGCCGAACAATATGTTAGCTCTATAAAATGCACAATGACTGATAAGAAAGGAAGGCGAGCAACGCATAGACTGACCAACCCGCTTATCCCGCGTTATCATACCGGTAAGTTTTATTACCTTCGTCGCTATTCCGACTATTGTCCTGAATGCACCTGATAGACCGGTTTTCTAACC comes from Chloroflexus sp. Y-396-1 and encodes:
- a CDS encoding BTAD domain-containing putative transcriptional regulator is translated as MKTWHVQLLGGFDIRCNGISLSSAFQTDNARLLFTWLCFHQRQAVRRETLTGLFWPDRPQTAAQNTLRVTLSRIRQALGEASSLLHTSAQTVTLNVPPVWQVDALRFEQIVTAIHSHDHRSIPGCRHCQELLRTAATLYQGEFLAGFTPDSELLFEWYIRQREYFHRSFLSVLAHLGEYALLAHDWQSVLAYATRQLEAEPWHELAHRQLMLALARQGQRASALVQYQNCCKILRQELGIEPEPATQELAIAIREGNLPDAPSYLKSQRQAMALDQLPLVGREQEIQTLTDLINRSDLQLITVAGEGGVGKTRLAIRAAQLMRFAFPDGVYYMFLHPEDGFAANIGLLTLNPVQYLAHCIANTCEVALNDRQSTEAQVIAALQNRACLLVFDSFEHVVTASLFLKELLSAATQCVALVTSRQRLYLRQEHVLHLAPLSTISTTQQVSPSARMFVELARRQGMTFTTANEYYDIDQVCSALSGLPLGIELAAACLNSMNLATLRQTVFRSIKSLNSPILDVPGRHRSLQAVFESTWNSLSEASRQALAMLSVVNAACPLAAALAITAGEQVLTELIELSLVHHLAGDRIWLHEYIRQFAGEKLTQDFERANLREVAYRRHAHWFLKWLTSSRSGLRGPQSFEVREDLVANLIDIEVAWHWALVNAEWDLVANAALAYEDLYRLMGRFVAGVERFQQSLAYVTNPITSSAKRLRASLLSGYVSLQRLRSGHQHVLSVTAEALALAEQLADPLLQAMIKCQSGMLNTLAGDHEQGQQEFLQALALLNGPNGTFHDTDALLIIATCLRSLSEIDLRLGNLGTATDFAQQAIAVCRQTHDHLAIARCFETLSNVVSAQGKLEESEHYLHQALEIYQRLRVTYQKTRILDLLAQNADARGDYALAQRYYFQGLALARECGDRDAEIIAHINLGISADFMGDYDQALEHTQIALALSELVSDRRHHTTITANLSLYAHHNQRHNLALSYAQATIEQAQRSGLRELEGYGYDFQGHALLALHHLDEAELSYQKALHIRQQFNNPVLVLESQAGLTRVALARHDATEALRRALPIVDHLLAGGHLNGAEETLRIYWTVYQALAFNADARASAILALGYHLIQERADRLSDPRQRSIYLNIDVHRQIVETYLAQIGQSDQPMSSHMSVA